A single region of the Salvia miltiorrhiza cultivar Shanhuang (shh) chromosome 8, IMPLAD_Smil_shh, whole genome shotgun sequence genome encodes:
- the LOC130999791 gene encoding chitinase 5-like has protein sequence MKHFFTILALLLVAAATRASAQNCGCAANECCSQFGYCGTDQTFCGPGCQSGPCTTNGVKVEDIVTGAFFDGIANGAGANCPDRGFYTRAAFLEALGSFRGFGTDGSAEDSRREIAAFFAHVTHETGNLCFREESGGAQTEVYCDTGYPQWPCNPAKRYYGRGPLQLTWNYNYGAAGQAIKFDGLNNPEIVATDVVISFKAALWYWMENCHTAIVSGRGFGATIWAINGNVECDGKEPDKVASRVNLYTGYCRQFGVDPGTNLQC, from the exons ATGAAGCACTTCTTCACTATCCTCGCCCTACTTCTCGTCGCCGCCGCGACCCGGGCCTCGGCCCAGAACTGCGGCTGCGCGGCCAACGAGTGCTGCAGCCAGTTCGGCTACTGCGGCACCGACCAAACTTTCTGCGGGCCGGGCTGCCAGTCCGGGCCGTGCACCACCAACGGAGTCAAAGTGGAGGATATTGTGACGGGCGCCTTCTTCGACGGGATAGCTAATGGGGCCGGGGCGAACTGCCCCGACCGCGGATTCTACACCCGGGCCGCCTTCCTCGAGGCCCTCGGATCGTTCCGAGGGTTCGGGACCGACGGCTCCGCCGAGGACAGCCGGCGGGAGATCGCGGCATTCTTCGCGCATGTCACGCATGAAACCGGca ACTTGTGCTTTAGAGAAGAGAGTGGTGGCGCTCAAACGGAAGTCTATTGCGACACAGGCTATCCACAGTGGCCGTGCAATCCCGCCAAGCGCTACTACGGGCGTGGCCCGCTGCAGCTGACGTGGAATTACAACTACGGGGCAGCGGGTCAGGCCATAAAATTTGACGGGCTGAACAACCCCGAGATCGTGGCCACGGACGTAGTCATCTCGTTCAAGGCCGCGTTGTGGTATTGGATGGAAAATTGCCACACCGCTATAGTTTCGGGCCGGGGCTTCGGGGCCACGATTTGGGCCATTAATGGCAATGTCGAATGCGACGGGAAGGAGCCCGACAAGGTGGCCAGTAGGGTTAACTTGTACACGGGTTATTGTCGCCAGTTCGGAGTTGATCCAGGGACTAATCTGCAATGTTGA
- the LOC130999790 gene encoding LOW QUALITY PROTEIN: chitinase 5-like (The sequence of the model RefSeq protein was modified relative to this genomic sequence to represent the inferred CDS: inserted 1 base in 1 codon) yields the protein MKIFFTIYTLLALLLAAGKWVSGQNCGCAANLCCSQFGYCGTGDAYCGNGCRAGPCRAPSGGNGVKVADVVTDAFFSRIANQAPXGCPGRGFYTRSAFLQAVGSYPRFGTAGSADDSKREIAAFFAHVTHETGHMCSRVENGGQSRDYCDENNRQWPCAAGKGYYGRGPLQISWNYNYGPAGQAIGFDGLNNPEIVARDAVISFKTALWFWMNNVHSAITSGRGFGATIRAINGNLECDGKNPATVTARVNYYTSYCSQLGVNPGPNLRC from the exons ATGAAGATATTCTTCACCATCTACACGCTTCTAGCCCTACTTCTAGCCGCCGGAAAATGGGTTTCCGGCCAAAACTGCGGCTGCGCGGCGAACCTCTGCTGCAGCCAGTTCGGCTACTGCGGCACCGGCGACGCCTACTGCGGCAACGGCTGCCGGGCCGGGCCGTGCCGCGCTCCATCAGGTGGCAACGGTGTTAAGGTTGCTGACGTTGTGACGGATGCCTTCTTTAGCCGGATAGCTAATCAGGCTC TCGGTTGCCCCGGTCGGGGCTTCTATACCCGATCCGCTTTTTTACAAGCGGTCGGGTCGTACCCGAGGTTCGGGACCGCCGGATCTGCCGACGATTCGAAACGGGAGATTGCGGCGTTCTTTGCACATGTCACACATGAAACTGGAC ATATGTGTTCTAGAGTGGAGAATGGAGGCCAATCTAGAGACTATTGCGACGAAAACAACCGGCAGTGGCCGTGCGCAGCCGGCAAGGGCTACTACGGCCGAGGCCCGTTGCAAATATCGTGGAACTACAACTACGGCCCGGCCGGCCAGGCCATAGGCTTTGATGGATTGAATAATCCCGAAATCGTGGCTAGAGATGCCGTGATCTCATTCAAGACTGCGTTGTGGTTTTGGATGAATAACGTGCACTCGGCTATTACATCGGGGCGGGGTTTTGGGGCGACGATTAGGGCTATTAACGGCAACCTTGAGTGCGACGGCAAGAATCCGGCCACTGTGACGGCTCGTGTTAATTACTACACGAGCTATTGTAGCCAACTCGGAGTTAATCCCGGGCCTAATCTTCGTTGTTAG
- the LOC130999794 gene encoding transcription factor MYB4-like has translation MVRAPCCEKMGLKKGPWSPEEDQILVSYIQKHGHGNWRALPKQSGLLRCGKSCRLRWINYLRPDIKRGNFTKEEEEAVINLHEMLGNRWSAIAARLPGRTDNEIKNVWHTHLKKKLKHYDESSQDSKRESTIQISKCDNNDVMENINNNLATTSLQRCSSEVSSVTDSSVEKVAVKEELDYSSEYFPTIDESFWSEELSNEDVSETNEFLPLVESVEDSKVNGGGMDFWYNLFIRAGDMPDLPEF, from the exons aTGGTGAGAGCTCCTTGCTGTGAGAAAATGGGGCTGAAGAAAGGCCCATGGAGCCCTGAAGAAGACCAGATTTTGGTGTCTTATATTCAGAAACATGGCCATGGAAATTGGAGAGCACTCCCAAAACAATCTG GGCTGTTGAGATGTGGGAAGAGTTGCAGGCTGAGATGGATAAACTATTTGAGGCCAGATATTAAGAGGGGAAATTTCActaaagaagaggaagaagccgTCATCAATTTACATGAAATGCTTGGAAACAG atGGTCTGCAATTGCAGCAAGATTACCGGGACGAACCGACAACGAGATAAAAAATGTGTGGCACACACATTTGAAGAAAAAGCTAAAACACTATGATGAGTCGTCTCAAGATTCCAAGAGGGAATCAACgattcaaatttcaaaatgtGACAACAATGATGTGAtggaaaatattaataataatcttGCTACTACTAGTCTGCAACGATGCTCTAGTGAGGTGTCGTCGGTGACGGATTCGTCGGTCGAGAAAGTAGCGGTGAAGGAGGAATTAGATTACTCGTCCGAGTATTTTCCGACGATCGACGAGAGCTTCTGGTCGGAAGAATTATCGAATGAAGATGTTTCGGAGACGAACGAGTTTTTGCCGTTGGTAGAAAGTGTTGAGGATTCAAAAGTAAATGGTGGCGGCATGGACTTTTGGTATAATCTTTTTATTAGAGCTGGGGACATGCCTGATCTGCCTGAATTTTAA
- the LOC130999799 gene encoding chromatin modification-related protein eaf6-like — MELQGLRGSNNPKAMLSSLLNKREKLQDELRSVEKQVYELETSYLQETTTFSNVLKGFDGFLSSSKNASNLKRSRKFQLEDRVFSLSSVTSPAAEELRVGKEDGKSDMVQGRPRGGGLATAGPGKPKKGRMGQREVKRVKLASDVDPDEDDDLDMR, encoded by the exons ATGGAGTTACAAG GGCTCAGAGGCTCCAATAATCCCAAGGCGATGCTCTCTTCTCTGCTGAACAAGAGGGAAAAGCTGCAAGACGAGCTCCGCAGTGTTGAAAAGCAG GTGTACGAGCTGGAAACGAGCTACTTACAAGAAACGACCACGTTCAGCAACGTGTTGAAGGGCTTCGATGGCTTTCTTTCTTCATCAAAGAATGCATCCAA CTTAAAGAGATCCAGAAAGTTCCAGCTCGAAGATAGAGTATTCTCGTTATCCTCAGTCACCTCACCAGCG GCTGAGGAGCTAAGAGTTGGGAAAGAGG ATGGAAAATCGGACATGGTTCAAGGTAGACCGAGAGGCGGAGGCTTAGCAACTGCTGGACC GGGGAAGCCGAAGAAGGGAAGAATGGGCCAGAGGGAAGTGAAGAGAGTCAAGCTCGCGAGCGACGTAGATCCCGATGAGGATGACGATCTTGATATGAGATAG